From a single Callithrix jacchus isolate 240 chromosome 5, calJac240_pri, whole genome shotgun sequence genomic region:
- the DNMT3B gene encoding DNA (cytosine-5)-methyltransferase 3B isoform X4, which produces MEPSPEPPSLESMKGDTRHLNGEEDASGREDSILVNGACSDQSSDSPPILEAIRTPEIRGRRSSLRLSKREVSSLLSYTQDLTGNGDGEDGDGSDTPVMPKLFRETRTRSESPASLRRRATASAGMPWSSPPSPYLTIDLTDDTEDTDVMPQSSSTPYARLAQDNHQEGMESPQVEADSRDGDSSEYQDGKEFGIGDLVWGKIKGFSWWPAMVVSWKATSKRQAMSGMRWVQWFGDGKFSEVSADKLVALGLFSQHFNLATFNKLVSYRKAMYHALEKARVRAGKTFPSSPGDSLEDQLKPMLEWAHGGFKPTGIEGLKPNNTQPVVNKSKVRRAGSRKLESKKYENKTRRRTADDSAASDYCPPPKRLKTNCYNNGKDRGDEDQTREQMASDVANNKSSLEDGCLSCGRKNPVSFHPLFEGGLCQTCRDRFLELFYMYDDDGYQSYCTVCCEGRELLLCSNTSCCRCFCVECLEVLVGTGTAAEAKLQEPWSCYMCLPQRCHGILRRRKDWNVRLQAFFTSDTGLEYEAPKLYPAIPAARRRPIRVLSLFDGIATGYLVLKELGIKVGKYVASEVCEESIAVGTVKHEGNIKYVNDVRNITKKNIEEWGPFDLVIGGSPCNDLSNVNPARKGLYEGTGRLFFEFYHLLNYSRPKEGDDRPFFWMFENVVAMKVGDKRDISRFLECNPVMIDAIKVSAAHRARYFWGNLPGMNRPVIASKNDKLELQDCLEYNRIAKLKKVQTITTKSNSIKQGKNQLFPVVMNGKEDVLWCTELERIFGFPVHYTDVSNMGRGARQKLLGRSWSVPVIRHLFAPLKDYFACE; this is translated from the exons GACTTGACAGGCAATGGCGACGGGGAAGATGGGGATGGCTCTGACACCCCAGTGATGCCGAAGCTCTTCCGGGAAACCAGGACTCGGTCAGAAAGCCCAGCT TCCCTGAGACGGCGGGCGACAGCATCGGCAGGCATGCCATGGTCGTCCCCTCCCAGCCCTTACCTCACCATCGACCTCACGGACGATACAGAGGACACAGATGTGATGCCCCAGAGCAGCAGTACCCCCTACGCCCGCCTAGCCCAGGACAACCATCAGGAGGGCATGGAGTCCCCGCAGGTGGAGGCAGACAGTAGAGATGGAGACAGTTCAGAGTATCAG GATGGGAAGGAGTTTGGAATAGGGGACCTCGTGTGGGGGAAGATCAAGGGCTTCTCCTGGTGGCCTGCCATGGTGGTATCTTGGAAGGCCACCTCCAAGCGACAGGCCATGTCAGGCATGCGGTGGGTCCAGTGGTTTGGCGATGGCAAGTTCTCCGAG GTCTCTGCAGACAAACTGGTGGCACTGGGGCTGTTCAGCCAGCACTTTAATTTGGCCACCTTCAATAAGCTCGTCTCCTATCGAAAAGCCATGTACCATGCTCTGGAG AAAGCTAGGGTGCGAGCTGGCAAGACCTTCCCCAGCAGCCCTGGAGACTCATTGGAGGACCAGCTGAAGCCCATGCTGGAGTGGGCCCACGGGGGCTTCAAGCCCACTGGGATCGAGGGCCTCAAACCCAACAACACGCAACCAG TGGTTAATAAGTCGAAGGTGCGTCGTGCAGGCAGTAGGAAATTAGAATCAAAGAAATACG AGAACAAGACTCGAAGACGCACAGCTGACGACTCGGCCGCCTCTGACTACTGCCCCCCACCCAAGCGCCTCAAGACAAATTGCTATAACAATGGCAAAGACCGAGGGGATGAAGATCAGACCCGAG AACAAATGGCTTCAGACGTTGCCAACAACAAGAGCAGCCTGGAAG ATGGCTGTTTGTCTTGTGGCAGGAAAAATCCCGTGTCCTTCCACCCTCTCTTTGAGGGGGGGCTCTGTCAGACATGCCGG GATCGGTTCCTTGAGCTGTTTTACATGTATGATGACGATGGCTATCAGTCTTACTGCACCGTGTGCTGTGAGGGCCGAGAGCTGCTGCTTTGCAGCAACACGAGCTGCTGCCG GTGCTTCTGTGTGGAGTGCTTGGAGGTGCTGGTGGGCACAGGCACAGCGGCTGAGGCCAAACTGCAGGAGCCCTGGAGCTGCTACATGTGTCTCCCGCAGCGCTGTCACGGCATCCTGCGGCGCCGAAAGGACTGGAACGTGCGCCTACAGGCCTTCTTCACCAGTGACACGGGGCTTGAATAT GAAGCCCCCAAGCTGTACCCTGCCATTCCCGCAGCCCGAAGGCGGCCCATTCGAGTCCTGTCTCTGTTTGATGGAATCGCAACAG GCTACCTAGTCCTCAAAGAGTTGGGCATAAAGGTGGGAAAGTACGTCGCCTCCGAAGTGTGTGAGGAGTCCATCGCTGTTGGAACCGTGAAGCACGAGGGGAATATCAAATATGTGAACGACGTGAGGAACAtcacaaagaaaaat ATTGAAGAATGGGGCCCATTTGACTTGGTGATTGGTGGAAGCCCATGCAATGATCTCTCAAATGTGAATCCAGCCAGGAAAGGCCTATATG AGGGCACAGGCCGGCTCTTCTTCGAATTTTACCACCTGCTGAATTACTCACGCCCCAAGGAGGGTGATGACCGGCCGTTCTTCTGGATGTTTGAGAATGTTGTAGCCATGAAGGTTGGCGACAAGAGGGACATCTCGCGGTTCCTGGAG TGTAATCCAGTGATGATTGATGCCATCAAAGTTTCTGCTGCTCACAGGGCCCGATATTTTTGGGGCAACCTTCCTGGGATGAACAG GCCGGTGATAGCATCAAAGAATGATAAACTCGAGCTGCAGGACTGCTTGGAATACAATAGGATAGCCAAG TTAAAGAAAGTACAGACAATAACCACCAAGTCGAACTCAATCAAACAGGGGAAAAACCAACTTTTCCCTGTTGTCATGAATGGCAAAGAAGATGTTTTGTGGTGCACTGAGCTCGAAAG GATCTTTGGCTTTCCTGTGCACTACACAGATGTTTCCAACATGGGCCGTGGCGCCCGCCAGAAGCTGCTGGGAAGGTCCTGGAGTGTGCCTGTCATCCGACACCTCTTCGCCCCTCTGAAGGACTACTTTGCATGTGAATAG
- the DNMT3B gene encoding DNA (cytosine-5)-methyltransferase 3B isoform X7, translating into MEPSPEPPSLESMKGDTRHLNGEEDASGREDSILVNGACSDQSSDSPPILEAIRTPEIRGRRSSLRLSKREVSSLLSYTQDLTGNGDGEDGDGSDTPVMPKLFRETRTRSESPAVRTRNNNSASSRERHRPSPRSTRGRQARSHVEESPVEFPATRSLRRRATASAGMPWSSPPSPYLTIDLTDDTEDTDVMPQSSSTPYARLAQDNHQEGMESPQVEADSRDGDSSEYQDGKEFGIGDLVWGKIKGFSWWPAMVVSWKATSKRQAMSGMRWVQWFGDGKFSEVSADKLVALGLFSQHFNLATFNKLVSYRKAMYHALEKARVRAGKTFPSSPGDSLEDQLKPMLEWAHGGFKPTGIEGLKPNNTQPVVNKSKVRRAGSRKLESKKYENKTRRRTADDSAASDYCPPPKRLKTNCYNNGKDRGDEDQTREQMASDVANNKSSLEDGCLSCGRKNPVSFHPLFEGGLCQTCRDRFLELFYMYDDDGYQSYCTVCCEGRELLLCSNTSCCRCFCVECLEVLVGTGTAAEAKLQEPWSCYMCLPQRCHGILRRRKDWNVRLQAFFTSDTGLEYEAPKLYPAIPAARRRPIRVLSLFDGIATGYLVLKELGIKVGKYVASEVCEESIAVGTVKHEGNIKYVNDVRNITKKNIEEWGPFDLVIGGSPCNDLSNVNPARKGLYEGTGRLFFEFYHLLNYSRPKEGDDRPFFWMFENVVAMKVGDKRDISRFLECNPVMIDAIKVSAAHRARYFWGNLPGMNRIFGFPVHYTDVSNMGRGARQKLLGRSWSVPVIRHLFAPLKDYFACE; encoded by the exons GACTTGACAGGCAATGGCGACGGGGAAGATGGGGATGGCTCTGACACCCCAGTGATGCCGAAGCTCTTCCGGGAAACCAGGACTCGGTCAGAAAGCCCAGCT GTCCGAACCCGAAATAACAACAGTGCCTCCAGCAGGGAGAGGCACAGGCCTTCCCCACGTTCCACCCGAGGCCGGCAGGCCCGCAGCCATGTGGAGGAGTCCCCCGTGGAGTTCCCGGCTACCAGG TCCCTGAGACGGCGGGCGACAGCATCGGCAGGCATGCCATGGTCGTCCCCTCCCAGCCCTTACCTCACCATCGACCTCACGGACGATACAGAGGACACAGATGTGATGCCCCAGAGCAGCAGTACCCCCTACGCCCGCCTAGCCCAGGACAACCATCAGGAGGGCATGGAGTCCCCGCAGGTGGAGGCAGACAGTAGAGATGGAGACAGTTCAGAGTATCAG GATGGGAAGGAGTTTGGAATAGGGGACCTCGTGTGGGGGAAGATCAAGGGCTTCTCCTGGTGGCCTGCCATGGTGGTATCTTGGAAGGCCACCTCCAAGCGACAGGCCATGTCAGGCATGCGGTGGGTCCAGTGGTTTGGCGATGGCAAGTTCTCCGAG GTCTCTGCAGACAAACTGGTGGCACTGGGGCTGTTCAGCCAGCACTTTAATTTGGCCACCTTCAATAAGCTCGTCTCCTATCGAAAAGCCATGTACCATGCTCTGGAG AAAGCTAGGGTGCGAGCTGGCAAGACCTTCCCCAGCAGCCCTGGAGACTCATTGGAGGACCAGCTGAAGCCCATGCTGGAGTGGGCCCACGGGGGCTTCAAGCCCACTGGGATCGAGGGCCTCAAACCCAACAACACGCAACCAG TGGTTAATAAGTCGAAGGTGCGTCGTGCAGGCAGTAGGAAATTAGAATCAAAGAAATACG AGAACAAGACTCGAAGACGCACAGCTGACGACTCGGCCGCCTCTGACTACTGCCCCCCACCCAAGCGCCTCAAGACAAATTGCTATAACAATGGCAAAGACCGAGGGGATGAAGATCAGACCCGAG AACAAATGGCTTCAGACGTTGCCAACAACAAGAGCAGCCTGGAAG ATGGCTGTTTGTCTTGTGGCAGGAAAAATCCCGTGTCCTTCCACCCTCTCTTTGAGGGGGGGCTCTGTCAGACATGCCGG GATCGGTTCCTTGAGCTGTTTTACATGTATGATGACGATGGCTATCAGTCTTACTGCACCGTGTGCTGTGAGGGCCGAGAGCTGCTGCTTTGCAGCAACACGAGCTGCTGCCG GTGCTTCTGTGTGGAGTGCTTGGAGGTGCTGGTGGGCACAGGCACAGCGGCTGAGGCCAAACTGCAGGAGCCCTGGAGCTGCTACATGTGTCTCCCGCAGCGCTGTCACGGCATCCTGCGGCGCCGAAAGGACTGGAACGTGCGCCTACAGGCCTTCTTCACCAGTGACACGGGGCTTGAATAT GAAGCCCCCAAGCTGTACCCTGCCATTCCCGCAGCCCGAAGGCGGCCCATTCGAGTCCTGTCTCTGTTTGATGGAATCGCAACAG GCTACCTAGTCCTCAAAGAGTTGGGCATAAAGGTGGGAAAGTACGTCGCCTCCGAAGTGTGTGAGGAGTCCATCGCTGTTGGAACCGTGAAGCACGAGGGGAATATCAAATATGTGAACGACGTGAGGAACAtcacaaagaaaaat ATTGAAGAATGGGGCCCATTTGACTTGGTGATTGGTGGAAGCCCATGCAATGATCTCTCAAATGTGAATCCAGCCAGGAAAGGCCTATATG AGGGCACAGGCCGGCTCTTCTTCGAATTTTACCACCTGCTGAATTACTCACGCCCCAAGGAGGGTGATGACCGGCCGTTCTTCTGGATGTTTGAGAATGTTGTAGCCATGAAGGTTGGCGACAAGAGGGACATCTCGCGGTTCCTGGAG TGTAATCCAGTGATGATTGATGCCATCAAAGTTTCTGCTGCTCACAGGGCCCGATATTTTTGGGGCAACCTTCCTGGGATGAACAG GATCTTTGGCTTTCCTGTGCACTACACAGATGTTTCCAACATGGGCCGTGGCGCCCGCCAGAAGCTGCTGGGAAGGTCCTGGAGTGTGCCTGTCATCCGACACCTCTTCGCCCCTCTGAAGGACTACTTTGCATGTGAATAG
- the DNMT3B gene encoding DNA (cytosine-5)-methyltransferase 3B isoform X8, translating to MKGDTRHLNGEEDASGREDSILVNGACSDQSSDSPPILEAIRTPEIRGRRSSLRLSKREVSSLLSYTQDLTGNGDGEDGDGSDTPVMPKLFRETRTRSESPASLRRRATASAGMPWSSPPSPYLTIDLTDDTEDTDVMPQSSSTPYARLAQDNHQEGMESPQVEADSRDGDSSEYQDGKEFGIGDLVWGKIKGFSWWPAMVVSWKATSKRQAMSGMRWVQWFGDGKFSEVSADKLVALGLFSQHFNLATFNKLVSYRKAMYHALEKARVRAGKTFPSSPGDSLEDQLKPMLEWAHGGFKPTGIEGLKPNNTQPENKTRRRTADDSAASDYCPPPKRLKTNCYNNGKDRGDEDQTREQMASDVANNKSSLEDGCLSCGRKNPVSFHPLFEGGLCQTCRDRFLELFYMYDDDGYQSYCTVCCEGRELLLCSNTSCCRCFCVECLEVLVGTGTAAEAKLQEPWSCYMCLPQRCHGILRRRKDWNVRLQAFFTSDTGLEYEAPKLYPAIPAARRRPIRVLSLFDGIATGYLVLKELGIKVGKYVASEVCEESIAVGTVKHEGNIKYVNDVRNITKKNIEEWGPFDLVIGGSPCNDLSNVNPARKGLYEGTGRLFFEFYHLLNYSRPKEGDDRPFFWMFENVVAMKVGDKRDISRFLECNPVMIDAIKVSAAHRARYFWGNLPGMNRPVIASKNDKLELQDCLEYNRIAKLKKVQTITTKSNSIKQGKNQLFPVVMNGKEDVLWCTELERIFGFPVHYTDVSNMGRGARQKLLGRSWSVPVIRHLFAPLKDYFACE from the exons GACTTGACAGGCAATGGCGACGGGGAAGATGGGGATGGCTCTGACACCCCAGTGATGCCGAAGCTCTTCCGGGAAACCAGGACTCGGTCAGAAAGCCCAGCT TCCCTGAGACGGCGGGCGACAGCATCGGCAGGCATGCCATGGTCGTCCCCTCCCAGCCCTTACCTCACCATCGACCTCACGGACGATACAGAGGACACAGATGTGATGCCCCAGAGCAGCAGTACCCCCTACGCCCGCCTAGCCCAGGACAACCATCAGGAGGGCATGGAGTCCCCGCAGGTGGAGGCAGACAGTAGAGATGGAGACAGTTCAGAGTATCAG GATGGGAAGGAGTTTGGAATAGGGGACCTCGTGTGGGGGAAGATCAAGGGCTTCTCCTGGTGGCCTGCCATGGTGGTATCTTGGAAGGCCACCTCCAAGCGACAGGCCATGTCAGGCATGCGGTGGGTCCAGTGGTTTGGCGATGGCAAGTTCTCCGAG GTCTCTGCAGACAAACTGGTGGCACTGGGGCTGTTCAGCCAGCACTTTAATTTGGCCACCTTCAATAAGCTCGTCTCCTATCGAAAAGCCATGTACCATGCTCTGGAG AAAGCTAGGGTGCGAGCTGGCAAGACCTTCCCCAGCAGCCCTGGAGACTCATTGGAGGACCAGCTGAAGCCCATGCTGGAGTGGGCCCACGGGGGCTTCAAGCCCACTGGGATCGAGGGCCTCAAACCCAACAACACGCAACCAG AGAACAAGACTCGAAGACGCACAGCTGACGACTCGGCCGCCTCTGACTACTGCCCCCCACCCAAGCGCCTCAAGACAAATTGCTATAACAATGGCAAAGACCGAGGGGATGAAGATCAGACCCGAG AACAAATGGCTTCAGACGTTGCCAACAACAAGAGCAGCCTGGAAG ATGGCTGTTTGTCTTGTGGCAGGAAAAATCCCGTGTCCTTCCACCCTCTCTTTGAGGGGGGGCTCTGTCAGACATGCCGG GATCGGTTCCTTGAGCTGTTTTACATGTATGATGACGATGGCTATCAGTCTTACTGCACCGTGTGCTGTGAGGGCCGAGAGCTGCTGCTTTGCAGCAACACGAGCTGCTGCCG GTGCTTCTGTGTGGAGTGCTTGGAGGTGCTGGTGGGCACAGGCACAGCGGCTGAGGCCAAACTGCAGGAGCCCTGGAGCTGCTACATGTGTCTCCCGCAGCGCTGTCACGGCATCCTGCGGCGCCGAAAGGACTGGAACGTGCGCCTACAGGCCTTCTTCACCAGTGACACGGGGCTTGAATAT GAAGCCCCCAAGCTGTACCCTGCCATTCCCGCAGCCCGAAGGCGGCCCATTCGAGTCCTGTCTCTGTTTGATGGAATCGCAACAG GCTACCTAGTCCTCAAAGAGTTGGGCATAAAGGTGGGAAAGTACGTCGCCTCCGAAGTGTGTGAGGAGTCCATCGCTGTTGGAACCGTGAAGCACGAGGGGAATATCAAATATGTGAACGACGTGAGGAACAtcacaaagaaaaat ATTGAAGAATGGGGCCCATTTGACTTGGTGATTGGTGGAAGCCCATGCAATGATCTCTCAAATGTGAATCCAGCCAGGAAAGGCCTATATG AGGGCACAGGCCGGCTCTTCTTCGAATTTTACCACCTGCTGAATTACTCACGCCCCAAGGAGGGTGATGACCGGCCGTTCTTCTGGATGTTTGAGAATGTTGTAGCCATGAAGGTTGGCGACAAGAGGGACATCTCGCGGTTCCTGGAG TGTAATCCAGTGATGATTGATGCCATCAAAGTTTCTGCTGCTCACAGGGCCCGATATTTTTGGGGCAACCTTCCTGGGATGAACAG GCCGGTGATAGCATCAAAGAATGATAAACTCGAGCTGCAGGACTGCTTGGAATACAATAGGATAGCCAAG TTAAAGAAAGTACAGACAATAACCACCAAGTCGAACTCAATCAAACAGGGGAAAAACCAACTTTTCCCTGTTGTCATGAATGGCAAAGAAGATGTTTTGTGGTGCACTGAGCTCGAAAG GATCTTTGGCTTTCCTGTGCACTACACAGATGTTTCCAACATGGGCCGTGGCGCCCGCCAGAAGCTGCTGGGAAGGTCCTGGAGTGTGCCTGTCATCCGACACCTCTTCGCCCCTCTGAAGGACTACTTTGCATGTGAATAG
- the DNMT3B gene encoding DNA (cytosine-5)-methyltransferase 3B isoform X5 yields MKGDTRHLNGEEDASGREDSILVNGACSDQSSDSPPILEAIRTPEIRGRRSSLRLSKREVSSLLSYTQDLTGNGDGEDGDGSDTPVMPKLFRETRTRSESPASLRRRATASAGMPWSSPPSPYLTIDLTDDTEDTDVMPQSSSTPYARLAQDNHQEGMESPQVEADSRDGDSSEYQDGKEFGIGDLVWGKIKGFSWWPAMVVSWKATSKRQAMSGMRWVQWFGDGKFSEVSADKLVALGLFSQHFNLATFNKLVSYRKAMYHALEKARVRAGKTFPSSPGDSLEDQLKPMLEWAHGGFKPTGIEGLKPNNTQPVVNKSKVRRAGSRKLESKKYENKTRRRTADDSAASDYCPPPKRLKTNCYNNGKDRGDEDQTREQMASDVANNKSSLEDGCLSCGRKNPVSFHPLFEGGLCQTCRDRFLELFYMYDDDGYQSYCTVCCEGRELLLCSNTSCCRCFCVECLEVLVGTGTAAEAKLQEPWSCYMCLPQRCHGILRRRKDWNVRLQAFFTSDTGLEYEAPKLYPAIPAARRRPIRVLSLFDGIATGYLVLKELGIKVGKYVASEVCEESIAVGTVKHEGNIKYVNDVRNITKKNIEEWGPFDLVIGGSPCNDLSNVNPARKGLYEGTGRLFFEFYHLLNYSRPKEGDDRPFFWMFENVVAMKVGDKRDISRFLECNPVMIDAIKVSAAHRARYFWGNLPGMNRPVIASKNDKLELQDCLEYNRIAKLKKVQTITTKSNSIKQGKNQLFPVVMNGKEDVLWCTELERIFGFPVHYTDVSNMGRGARQKLLGRSWSVPVIRHLFAPLKDYFACE; encoded by the exons GACTTGACAGGCAATGGCGACGGGGAAGATGGGGATGGCTCTGACACCCCAGTGATGCCGAAGCTCTTCCGGGAAACCAGGACTCGGTCAGAAAGCCCAGCT TCCCTGAGACGGCGGGCGACAGCATCGGCAGGCATGCCATGGTCGTCCCCTCCCAGCCCTTACCTCACCATCGACCTCACGGACGATACAGAGGACACAGATGTGATGCCCCAGAGCAGCAGTACCCCCTACGCCCGCCTAGCCCAGGACAACCATCAGGAGGGCATGGAGTCCCCGCAGGTGGAGGCAGACAGTAGAGATGGAGACAGTTCAGAGTATCAG GATGGGAAGGAGTTTGGAATAGGGGACCTCGTGTGGGGGAAGATCAAGGGCTTCTCCTGGTGGCCTGCCATGGTGGTATCTTGGAAGGCCACCTCCAAGCGACAGGCCATGTCAGGCATGCGGTGGGTCCAGTGGTTTGGCGATGGCAAGTTCTCCGAG GTCTCTGCAGACAAACTGGTGGCACTGGGGCTGTTCAGCCAGCACTTTAATTTGGCCACCTTCAATAAGCTCGTCTCCTATCGAAAAGCCATGTACCATGCTCTGGAG AAAGCTAGGGTGCGAGCTGGCAAGACCTTCCCCAGCAGCCCTGGAGACTCATTGGAGGACCAGCTGAAGCCCATGCTGGAGTGGGCCCACGGGGGCTTCAAGCCCACTGGGATCGAGGGCCTCAAACCCAACAACACGCAACCAG TGGTTAATAAGTCGAAGGTGCGTCGTGCAGGCAGTAGGAAATTAGAATCAAAGAAATACG AGAACAAGACTCGAAGACGCACAGCTGACGACTCGGCCGCCTCTGACTACTGCCCCCCACCCAAGCGCCTCAAGACAAATTGCTATAACAATGGCAAAGACCGAGGGGATGAAGATCAGACCCGAG AACAAATGGCTTCAGACGTTGCCAACAACAAGAGCAGCCTGGAAG ATGGCTGTTTGTCTTGTGGCAGGAAAAATCCCGTGTCCTTCCACCCTCTCTTTGAGGGGGGGCTCTGTCAGACATGCCGG GATCGGTTCCTTGAGCTGTTTTACATGTATGATGACGATGGCTATCAGTCTTACTGCACCGTGTGCTGTGAGGGCCGAGAGCTGCTGCTTTGCAGCAACACGAGCTGCTGCCG GTGCTTCTGTGTGGAGTGCTTGGAGGTGCTGGTGGGCACAGGCACAGCGGCTGAGGCCAAACTGCAGGAGCCCTGGAGCTGCTACATGTGTCTCCCGCAGCGCTGTCACGGCATCCTGCGGCGCCGAAAGGACTGGAACGTGCGCCTACAGGCCTTCTTCACCAGTGACACGGGGCTTGAATAT GAAGCCCCCAAGCTGTACCCTGCCATTCCCGCAGCCCGAAGGCGGCCCATTCGAGTCCTGTCTCTGTTTGATGGAATCGCAACAG GCTACCTAGTCCTCAAAGAGTTGGGCATAAAGGTGGGAAAGTACGTCGCCTCCGAAGTGTGTGAGGAGTCCATCGCTGTTGGAACCGTGAAGCACGAGGGGAATATCAAATATGTGAACGACGTGAGGAACAtcacaaagaaaaat ATTGAAGAATGGGGCCCATTTGACTTGGTGATTGGTGGAAGCCCATGCAATGATCTCTCAAATGTGAATCCAGCCAGGAAAGGCCTATATG AGGGCACAGGCCGGCTCTTCTTCGAATTTTACCACCTGCTGAATTACTCACGCCCCAAGGAGGGTGATGACCGGCCGTTCTTCTGGATGTTTGAGAATGTTGTAGCCATGAAGGTTGGCGACAAGAGGGACATCTCGCGGTTCCTGGAG TGTAATCCAGTGATGATTGATGCCATCAAAGTTTCTGCTGCTCACAGGGCCCGATATTTTTGGGGCAACCTTCCTGGGATGAACAG GCCGGTGATAGCATCAAAGAATGATAAACTCGAGCTGCAGGACTGCTTGGAATACAATAGGATAGCCAAG TTAAAGAAAGTACAGACAATAACCACCAAGTCGAACTCAATCAAACAGGGGAAAAACCAACTTTTCCCTGTTGTCATGAATGGCAAAGAAGATGTTTTGTGGTGCACTGAGCTCGAAAG GATCTTTGGCTTTCCTGTGCACTACACAGATGTTTCCAACATGGGCCGTGGCGCCCGCCAGAAGCTGCTGGGAAGGTCCTGGAGTGTGCCTGTCATCCGACACCTCTTCGCCCCTCTGAAGGACTACTTTGCATGTGAATAG